Proteins encoded within one genomic window of Amycolatopsis nigrescens CSC17Ta-90:
- a CDS encoding GntR family transcriptional regulator has translation MPELDPDDSNPSYRRVADELRVLISLGTYGPGDKLPSYETAAKDFGVSIGTVKRAFAVLQQENVIVIRPGLGSFVRTRQVEDGGNPDLLPLADIQGTLSAILHRLDAIERALHLR, from the coding sequence ATGCCTGAACTGGATCCCGATGACTCGAACCCCTCCTACCGCAGGGTCGCCGACGAGCTCCGAGTGCTGATCTCGCTCGGTACCTACGGTCCTGGCGACAAGCTGCCCTCCTACGAAACCGCTGCCAAGGACTTCGGGGTGTCGATCGGCACGGTCAAGCGTGCGTTCGCGGTGCTCCAGCAGGAGAACGTGATCGTCATCCGGCCCGGCCTCGGGTCCTTCGTCCGCACCAGGCAGGTCGAGGACGGCGGCAACCCGGATCTGCTGCCGCTGGCCGACATCCAGGGCACCCTGAGCGCGATCCTGCACCGCCTCGACGCCATCGAACGCGCCCTCCACCTTCGCTGA
- a CDS encoding AraC family transcriptional regulator: protein MAGVPENFIRAVVAGARRSKLDLAQLITTPTPAAEECFRLLRELSRELNDDLCGLAPWRVPRGAFATMSMNAVHGGDLESALRRFCRFYRLFPGLPGLRLTRHDRLATFSIDVGAEAGQLLIETGLFVVSQFSGWLIGRPLRPHSIEFPRTARLAGPDSRLLPGVPKLFLRDRACLTFAADALDAPVIRTERDLRVLLAGAPASLLMPFGNRPTLTSQVQAALRRGLPDELPSAEELAARLGMSPPTFRRRLHQEGTGYVTIRDELLCDLAMTALSEQGQTVRQVAARLGYSEPRAFRRAFRRWTGTSPNDFRPTALRPTG from the coding sequence ATGGCCGGAGTTCCGGAAAACTTCATCCGAGCGGTGGTGGCCGGCGCCCGGCGGTCCAAGCTCGACCTCGCCCAGCTGATCACCACTCCCACCCCGGCCGCCGAAGAGTGCTTCCGGCTGCTGCGCGAGCTGAGCCGCGAGTTGAACGACGACCTCTGCGGGCTCGCGCCGTGGCGGGTGCCGAGAGGCGCCTTCGCAACGATGAGCATGAACGCCGTGCACGGCGGCGATCTGGAAAGCGCGCTGCGCCGGTTCTGCCGCTTCTACCGGCTTTTCCCCGGCCTGCCCGGCCTGCGGCTGACCCGCCACGACCGGCTGGCGACCTTCAGCATCGACGTTGGCGCGGAAGCGGGACAGCTGCTGATCGAGACCGGGCTGTTCGTGGTGAGCCAGTTCAGCGGCTGGCTGATCGGCAGGCCGCTGCGCCCGCATTCGATCGAGTTCCCCCGGACCGCGCGACTGGCCGGACCGGACAGCAGGCTGCTGCCCGGCGTGCCCAAACTGTTCCTGCGCGACCGCGCCTGCCTGACCTTCGCCGCCGACGCGCTGGACGCACCGGTGATCCGCACCGAACGGGACCTGCGGGTCCTGCTCGCCGGGGCGCCGGCCAGCCTGCTGATGCCGTTCGGCAACCGGCCGACGCTGACCAGCCAGGTACAGGCCGCACTCCGCCGCGGGCTGCCGGACGAGCTGCCGTCCGCCGAAGAGCTCGCGGCCAGGCTGGGCATGAGCCCGCCGACCTTCCGCCGCCGCCTGCACCAGGAAGGCACCGGCTACGTCACCATCCGCGACGAGTTGCTGTGCGACCTGGCGATGACCGCACTGTCCGAACAGGGCCAGACCGTGCGGCAGGTGGCCGCGCGACTCGGCTACTCGGAACCGAGGGCGTTCCGCCGCGCGTTCCGGCGGTGGACCGGCACCTCCCCGAACGACTTCCGCCCCACCGCCCTACGCCCCACCGGCTAA
- a CDS encoding response regulator: MTISVFLLDDHEVVRTGLRTVLETDPGLEVAGEAGSAAEALARIPAVRPDVAILDVRLPDGDGVTVCRDIRSAVTPPPACLMLTSYSDDEALFGAIMAGAAGYMLKQVSGTNLVSAVRTVAGGGSLLDAHLTASVLSRLRGENGPTDPGYEALSPQERRVLDLVATGLTNRQIAERLSLAEKTIKNYVSSLLHKLGFERRTEAAVYLAKRQVDRG; encoded by the coding sequence ATGACGATTTCGGTGTTCCTGCTCGATGACCACGAGGTGGTGCGCACCGGTCTGCGCACGGTGCTGGAGACCGACCCCGGCCTCGAAGTCGCCGGCGAGGCGGGGTCCGCCGCCGAGGCGCTGGCCAGGATCCCGGCGGTGCGTCCCGACGTCGCGATCCTCGACGTGCGGCTGCCGGACGGCGACGGGGTCACCGTCTGCCGCGACATCCGGAGCGCGGTCACCCCGCCACCGGCCTGCCTGATGCTCACGTCCTACTCGGACGACGAAGCACTGTTCGGCGCGATCATGGCCGGGGCCGCCGGCTACATGCTCAAGCAGGTGTCCGGCACGAACCTGGTCTCGGCGGTGCGCACGGTGGCCGGTGGCGGCTCGCTGCTGGACGCGCACCTGACCGCGTCCGTGCTGAGCAGGCTGCGCGGCGAGAACGGGCCGACCGACCCCGGCTACGAGGCGCTGAGCCCGCAGGAGCGGCGGGTGCTCGACCTGGTCGCGACCGGGCTGACCAACCGGCAGATCGCGGAACGCCTGTCACTGGCCGAGAAGACGATCAAGAACTACGTTTCGTCGCTGCTGCACAAACTGGGCTTCGAGCGACGCACCGAAGCGGCGGTCTACCTCGCCAAACGCCAGGTGGACCGCGGCTGA
- a CDS encoding pyridoxamine 5'-phosphate oxidase family protein: MLDSYGLRMLDREQCLALLATARIGRVVFTHQGLPAVRPVKFVLCDDSICFGAPARSPLFAAAHDGVVAFEVDAFERDLTAGWFVTALGTANEARDCPALTTAALPWFPGEDDRCVLMPIELLSGYRVERMNAVTEPCRRST; this comes from the coding sequence GTGCTGGATTCCTACGGCCTGCGGATGCTCGACCGCGAGCAGTGCCTGGCGCTGCTCGCCACGGCTCGGATCGGTCGCGTCGTGTTCACGCATCAGGGGCTGCCCGCGGTACGACCGGTGAAGTTCGTGCTGTGCGACGACTCCATCTGCTTCGGGGCGCCGGCCAGGAGCCCCTTGTTCGCCGCCGCCCACGATGGCGTGGTGGCCTTCGAGGTGGACGCCTTCGAGCGGGACCTGACGGCCGGCTGGTTCGTCACCGCGCTCGGCACGGCGAACGAGGCACGTGACTGCCCGGCCCTGACCACCGCCGCGCTGCCCTGGTTCCCCGGCGAAGACGACCGCTGCGTGCTGATGCCGATCGAACTGTTGTCCGGCTATCGGGTCGAACGGATGAATGCCGTAACAGAACCGTGCAGGCGATCGACCTGA
- a CDS encoding nitroreductase family protein — protein sequence MTPEELLTTTRTVRKRLDLTRQVPLDLIERALTVALQAPSASNRQQWQWLVVTDERQRARLGELYRRACDDYLNSSRAAGRLFADDPERAAVQQRVHDSVAYLADRMGQVPVLVVPCIQTTTAELPAGNQAALWASLLPAAWSFMLAARNLGLGTAWTTLHLTYEKEAAEILDLPENVHQAALIPTAYYTGTGFKPAARQPLADVLHVDRW from the coding sequence ATGACTCCTGAGGAACTGCTGACCACCACCCGCACCGTCCGCAAGCGGCTGGACCTCACCCGACAGGTGCCGCTTGACCTGATCGAGCGGGCGCTGACCGTGGCGCTGCAGGCACCGAGCGCCTCGAACCGGCAGCAGTGGCAATGGCTGGTCGTCACCGACGAGCGGCAGCGGGCCCGGCTCGGCGAGCTGTACCGGCGGGCGTGCGACGACTACCTGAATTCCTCGCGCGCGGCCGGGCGGCTGTTCGCCGACGATCCCGAGCGGGCCGCGGTGCAGCAGCGCGTGCACGACAGCGTGGCGTACCTGGCCGACCGGATGGGCCAGGTGCCGGTGCTGGTGGTGCCGTGCATTCAAACGACCACCGCGGAACTGCCGGCCGGCAACCAGGCCGCGCTGTGGGCGTCGCTGCTGCCGGCGGCCTGGAGTTTCATGCTCGCCGCCAGAAACCTCGGCCTCGGCACCGCGTGGACCACGCTGCACCTGACCTACGAGAAGGAAGCCGCGGAAATCCTGGACCTGCCGGAGAACGTGCACCAGGCCGCGCTCATCCCCACCGCGTACTACACCGGCACCGGGTTCAAACCGGCCGCCCGGCAGCCGCTGGCGGACGTGTTGCACGTCGACCGCTGGTAA
- a CDS encoding MCE family protein, with protein MSRYHLLGVAFLGVLAAFFALTIAFYDKAFTSSVPVSVQTDRIGNQLRVGADVKVRDVLVGRVAGISSDGERATLSVELRPESAGSIPANVSARFLPKTLFGERFVSLEVPEQPSAETLAAGAVIGQDRSRNAVETEQVLNDLMPVLEAVQPEKLAATLNAVSTALEGRGRSLGETVGLLDDYLRELMPSLPDLTAVIESAAPVAQTYDHAGPDLLAALGDLTGTSRTVVAQRENLRSLYSSVSTTSAELTSFLAANKENLIQLVSSGRPTAELLARYSPEYPCLLRQIADTLPTAEAVTGKGTDHPGIVAFTAEITAARGQYLPGLDTPRYEDRRGPRCYELPAPGTKSPPYPADGPFKDGSAKPAVKPSGGGGGGGASLANSPAEKDLIATLLAPQLGVMPADVPGWSSLLVGPLYRGAEVTLK; from the coding sequence ATGAGCCGCTACCACCTGCTCGGCGTGGCCTTCCTCGGTGTGCTGGCCGCCTTCTTCGCGTTGACGATCGCCTTCTACGACAAGGCTTTCACGTCGAGCGTGCCGGTCAGCGTGCAGACCGACCGGATCGGCAACCAGCTTCGGGTCGGCGCGGACGTGAAGGTGCGCGACGTGCTGGTCGGCCGGGTGGCCGGGATTTCCTCGGACGGCGAGCGCGCCACGCTTTCGGTGGAGCTGAGGCCGGAGAGCGCCGGGTCGATCCCGGCGAACGTGTCCGCCAGGTTCCTGCCCAAGACCCTTTTCGGGGAACGGTTCGTGTCGCTGGAGGTCCCCGAGCAGCCCTCCGCCGAGACGCTGGCCGCGGGCGCGGTGATCGGCCAGGACCGCAGCCGGAACGCGGTGGAGACCGAGCAGGTGCTCAACGACCTGATGCCGGTGCTCGAGGCGGTGCAGCCGGAGAAGCTGGCCGCCACGCTGAACGCGGTGTCCACCGCGCTGGAGGGACGGGGCAGGTCGCTCGGCGAGACCGTCGGGCTGCTCGACGACTACCTGCGCGAGCTGATGCCGTCGCTGCCCGACCTGACCGCCGTGATCGAGTCCGCCGCGCCGGTCGCGCAGACCTACGATCACGCGGGCCCCGACCTGCTCGCCGCGCTGGGCGACCTGACCGGCACCAGCCGGACGGTGGTGGCACAGCGGGAGAATCTCCGCTCGCTGTACAGCTCGGTGAGCACCACCTCGGCCGAGCTGACGAGTTTTCTCGCCGCCAACAAGGAGAACCTGATCCAGCTGGTGTCCAGCGGCCGCCCGACGGCCGAGCTGCTGGCCCGCTATTCGCCCGAGTATCCCTGTCTGCTGCGGCAGATCGCGGACACCCTGCCGACCGCGGAGGCGGTCACCGGCAAGGGCACCGACCATCCGGGGATCGTCGCGTTCACCGCGGAGATCACCGCCGCCCGCGGCCAGTACCTGCCGGGCCTGGACACGCCGCGGTACGAGGACCGCCGCGGCCCGCGGTGCTACGAACTCCCCGCCCCCGGGACGAAATCGCCGCCCTATCCGGCCGACGGCCCGTTCAAGGACGGCTCGGCCAAACCCGCGGTGAAGCCTTCCGGAGGGGGCGGCGGGGGTGGTGCGTCGCTGGCGAACTCCCCGGCCGAGAAGGACTTGATCGCGACCCTGCTGGCGCCGCAGCTCGGCGTTATGCCGGCCGATGTGCCGGGCTGGAGCAGTCTGCTGGTCGGCCCGCTCTACCGCGGGGCGGAGGTGACCCTGAAATGA
- a CDS encoding MlaE family ABC transporter permease — protein MATKTPDPPIVTRAKRLTARPSTALAGFGHQFAFYVKVLAWVPRTLRRYLREVLRLLAEVSFGTGALAVIGGTLGVMIGMTLFTGTIVGLQGYSALNQLGTGALTGFFTAYFNTREVAPLAAGLALSATVGCGFTAQLGAMRISEEVDALEVMGVPSLPYLVTSRVLAGLAAVVPLYVVGLFTSYLASRQITVWLYGQSAGTYDHYFNLFLPPEDVLWSFGKVLVFSLVVIMSHCYYGYTASGGPAGVGVAVGRAVRTSIVALTMLDFFLSLAIWGADTTVRIAG, from the coding sequence ATGGCCACCAAGACGCCCGACCCGCCGATCGTGACGCGGGCGAAGCGACTCACCGCGCGGCCGAGTACCGCGCTGGCCGGGTTCGGTCACCAGTTCGCGTTCTATGTCAAGGTGCTGGCCTGGGTTCCGCGCACGCTGCGCCGCTACCTGCGCGAGGTGCTGCGGCTGCTGGCCGAGGTGTCCTTCGGCACCGGCGCGCTGGCCGTCATCGGCGGCACGCTCGGCGTGATGATCGGGATGACCCTGTTCACCGGCACCATCGTCGGCCTGCAGGGCTACTCGGCGCTGAACCAGCTCGGCACCGGCGCGCTGACCGGGTTCTTCACCGCGTACTTCAACACCCGCGAGGTCGCGCCGCTGGCCGCCGGACTGGCGCTGTCCGCGACCGTCGGCTGCGGGTTCACCGCGCAGCTCGGTGCCATGCGGATCTCCGAGGAGGTGGACGCGCTCGAGGTGATGGGCGTGCCGAGCCTGCCGTACCTGGTCACGTCCAGGGTGCTGGCCGGGCTCGCCGCCGTGGTGCCGCTGTACGTGGTGGGGCTGTTCACGTCCTACCTGGCGTCCCGGCAGATCACGGTGTGGCTCTACGGGCAGTCGGCGGGCACCTACGACCACTACTTCAACCTTTTCCTGCCACCGGAGGACGTGCTGTGGTCCTTCGGCAAGGTGCTGGTGTTCAGCCTGGTGGTGATCATGTCCCACTGCTACTACGGCTACACCGCCAGCGGCGGCCCGGCCGGGGTCGGGGTGGCGGTCGGCCGCGCGGTGCGCACCTCGATCGTGGCGCTGACCATGCTGGACTTCTTCCTCAGCTTGGCGATCTGGGGCGCGGACACGACGGTGAGGATCGCCGGATGA
- a CDS encoding CoA-binding protein has translation MTDLAEEVLAAADTIAVVGLSRDPGKAAHAVPAGLQAAGFRIIPVHPEADELLGEKVYRSLADIPEPVDVVEVFRPSPEAAGIAEQAVAIGAKALWLQQGIVSAEARRIAEAAGLDYVEDRCMAVVRAIAQITKNR, from the coding sequence ATGACGGATCTGGCGGAAGAGGTGCTCGCGGCGGCGGACACGATCGCGGTGGTGGGGCTGAGCCGGGACCCCGGCAAGGCCGCGCACGCGGTGCCGGCCGGGTTGCAGGCGGCGGGTTTCCGGATCATCCCGGTGCATCCGGAAGCGGACGAGCTGCTGGGCGAGAAGGTGTACCGGTCGCTGGCCGACATACCGGAGCCGGTGGACGTGGTCGAGGTCTTCCGGCCTTCGCCGGAGGCGGCCGGGATCGCCGAACAGGCCGTCGCGATCGGCGCGAAAGCACTGTGGCTGCAGCAGGGCATCGTTTCGGCGGAGGCGAGGCGGATCGCGGAAGCGGCCGGCCTCGACTACGTGGAAGACCGCTGCATGGCGGTGGTCCGCGCCATCGCGCAGATCACGAAGAACCGATAG
- a CDS encoding MCE family protein: MKSLTGPVLKLVVFAVVTVFLTAVLGLTIGGVNFKPTKSYLAQFSDVLGLNAGDDVRMSGVKVGKVESVDPAGPEYAEVRFQLDRGRALAADATAALKFRNLIGQRYVALESDVPAPGGELPPGGTIPLARTKPAVNLTALLNGFKPLFQTLRPADLNQLAGELIQVLQGEGGTIDSVLVHTASLTSTLADRDAVIGQVIGNLNTVLDTVNSRGAELSGLITQTQRLVSGLAAQRKPIGDAISGLGELAVSTEGLLEQGRTPLKESIDGLASVSQHLNGNADLVESFLRNFPEKARKLTRVASYGSWLNFYLCGVTGSVGINALNVELPILPIPGTPSAPRCQP, from the coding sequence ATGAAGTCGCTGACCGGGCCGGTGCTGAAACTGGTCGTGTTCGCCGTGGTGACGGTGTTCCTCACGGCCGTGCTCGGCCTGACCATCGGCGGGGTGAACTTCAAGCCCACCAAGAGCTATCTGGCGCAGTTCAGCGACGTGCTCGGGCTCAACGCGGGCGACGACGTCCGGATGTCCGGGGTGAAGGTGGGCAAGGTCGAGTCGGTCGACCCGGCCGGCCCGGAGTACGCCGAGGTGCGCTTCCAGCTGGACCGCGGCCGGGCGCTGGCCGCGGACGCGACCGCCGCGCTGAAGTTCCGCAACCTGATCGGCCAGCGTTACGTCGCACTGGAGTCGGACGTCCCGGCGCCGGGCGGGGAGCTGCCGCCAGGTGGCACGATCCCGTTGGCCCGCACCAAACCCGCGGTGAACCTGACCGCGCTGCTGAACGGGTTCAAGCCGCTGTTCCAGACGCTGCGCCCGGCCGACCTGAACCAGCTCGCCGGTGAGCTGATCCAGGTGCTGCAGGGCGAGGGCGGCACCATCGACAGCGTGCTCGTGCACACCGCTTCGCTCACTTCGACGCTGGCCGACCGGGACGCGGTGATCGGGCAGGTGATCGGCAACCTGAACACCGTGCTGGACACGGTGAACTCGCGCGGTGCCGAGTTGTCCGGGCTGATCACCCAGACCCAGCGGCTGGTCAGCGGCCTGGCCGCGCAGCGAAAGCCGATCGGGGACGCGATCAGCGGCCTCGGCGAACTCGCGGTTAGCACCGAAGGACTGCTCGAACAGGGCCGCACCCCGCTCAAGGAGAGCATCGACGGGCTCGCGTCGGTGAGCCAGCACCTGAACGGCAACGCGGATCTGGTTGAAAGCTTCCTGCGAAACTTCCCGGAGAAGGCGCGCAAGCTCACCCGGGTCGCCAGCTACGGCAGCTGGCTCAACTTCTACCTGTGCGGGGTCACCGGCTCGGTCGGCATCAACGCGCTGAACGTGGAGCTGCCGATCCTGCCGATCCCGGGAACTCCGAGTGCACCGAGGTGTCAACCGTGA
- a CDS encoding sigma factor-like helix-turn-helix DNA-binding protein, with translation MADITRTDTDTAAHLMRDAAAGDSRATHALLAVVRPIALRYCRARLGDRGRLAPDELAAEVCVAVLAALPGHAERGGSVLSLVYAIVSRRVTEVLGRGSGWCAPAVGRLGPLLDRLPRLQQEIIILRVAVGLSAGATAEMLGLTLETVRLVQHRALDRMRAN, from the coding sequence ATGGCCGACATCACGAGGACGGACACCGATACGGCCGCGCACCTGATGCGCGACGCGGCGGCCGGTGACTCGCGTGCGACCCATGCCCTGCTCGCCGTGGTCCGGCCGATCGCGCTCCGGTACTGCCGGGCCCGGCTCGGCGACCGCGGCCGGCTCGCCCCCGACGAACTGGCCGCGGAGGTTTGCGTCGCGGTGCTGGCCGCGCTGCCCGGGCACGCGGAGCGAGGCGGTTCGGTGCTGTCGCTGGTGTACGCGATCGTTTCACGTCGGGTGACCGAGGTGCTCGGCCGCGGCTCCGGCTGGTGCGCTCCGGCCGTCGGGCGGCTCGGCCCGCTGCTGGACCGGTTGCCCCGGCTGCAGCAGGAGATCATCATCCTGCGGGTGGCGGTCGGGCTGTCCGCCGGGGCGACCGCCGAGATGCTCGGGCTCACCCTGGAGACGGTCCGGCTGGTGCAGCACCGGGCACTCGATCGGATGCGTGCTAACTGA
- a CDS encoding GAF domain-containing protein: MSEPGIRGLLNAVAGVTANLSLPDVLHRIVSSSCELVGARYGALGVLGHDRKLTEFVQVGISHADQARIGRTPAGLGILGLLADDPRPLRLSNLRAHPARHGFPPGHPPMRSFLGVPIRVRDKVFGNLYLAEKKDGEEFTARDEEVAVALAAAAGVSIENATLFEEGRRRERWLAASHQVTNSLLAGADPAAALRLIAEQARVAAGASAAGIARPRDGDRSTLVFDVVESADGEQDRLIGLSVPAEGTATGMAFTTGEPVVVRQYGDHAVTQQAGIQLPALVRDLDSAIAVPLTVGDEKLGVLLVAKFGDKVPFTEAEVQLVRTFGGHAAVAIEFARAEQDRERLAVFEDRDRIARDLHDLVIQRLFAIGLGLEGIGRLSVRPEISARLSGFAHDLDRTIRDIRTSIFSLQEPAEAQGGLRSELLRLTLDTAGALGFEPRIGFDGPLDTAVPTPVRAELAATLREALSNVARHAAANTVSVEVAVDRHGRWLTLTVTDDGVGIPDRPARRSGLANLAERAARWGGTCSARRADGHGTRLTWTAKLRPADSEDR, encoded by the coding sequence GTGAGCGAACCCGGCATCCGGGGACTGCTGAACGCGGTGGCCGGGGTCACCGCGAACCTGAGCCTGCCCGACGTGCTGCACCGGATCGTGAGCTCCTCCTGCGAGCTGGTCGGCGCCAGGTACGGCGCGCTCGGTGTGCTCGGCCACGACCGGAAGCTCACCGAGTTCGTCCAGGTCGGCATCTCGCACGCGGACCAAGCGCGGATCGGCCGCACACCGGCCGGGCTCGGCATTCTCGGCCTGCTCGCCGACGACCCGCGGCCACTGCGGCTGAGCAACCTGCGAGCCCATCCGGCGAGGCACGGGTTCCCGCCGGGGCATCCGCCGATGCGCTCCTTCCTCGGGGTGCCGATCCGGGTGCGCGACAAGGTGTTCGGAAACCTGTACCTGGCCGAGAAAAAAGACGGCGAAGAGTTCACCGCACGGGACGAGGAGGTGGCCGTCGCACTGGCCGCGGCGGCCGGGGTCTCGATCGAGAACGCCACCCTGTTCGAGGAAGGCCGCCGCCGCGAACGCTGGCTGGCGGCCTCCCACCAGGTCACCAACTCGCTGCTGGCCGGTGCGGACCCGGCCGCGGCACTGCGGCTGATCGCCGAGCAGGCCAGGGTCGCCGCGGGTGCCTCGGCCGCCGGCATCGCGCGGCCCCGCGACGGCGACCGGTCCACGCTGGTGTTCGACGTGGTCGAGTCGGCCGACGGCGAGCAGGACCGGCTGATCGGGCTGAGCGTGCCGGCCGAAGGCACCGCCACCGGAATGGCCTTCACCACCGGCGAACCGGTGGTGGTGCGGCAGTACGGCGACCACGCCGTGACGCAGCAGGCCGGCATCCAGCTCCCGGCGCTGGTGCGTGATCTCGACTCCGCGATCGCCGTGCCGCTCACCGTCGGCGACGAGAAGCTCGGCGTGCTGCTGGTGGCCAAGTTCGGCGACAAGGTCCCGTTCACCGAAGCCGAGGTGCAATTGGTGCGCACCTTCGGCGGGCACGCCGCGGTGGCCATCGAGTTCGCCCGCGCGGAACAGGACCGGGAGCGGCTGGCCGTGTTCGAGGACCGCGACCGGATCGCGCGTGACCTGCACGACCTGGTGATCCAGCGGCTGTTCGCGATCGGGCTCGGGCTGGAGGGGATCGGCAGGCTGAGCGTTCGCCCGGAGATCTCCGCGCGGCTCAGCGGCTTCGCGCACGACCTCGACCGAACCATCCGGGACATCCGCACCAGCATCTTTTCCCTGCAGGAACCGGCCGAAGCGCAGGGCGGGCTGCGTTCGGAGCTGCTGCGGCTGACCCTGGACACCGCCGGCGCGCTCGGTTTCGAACCGCGGATCGGCTTCGACGGCCCGCTGGACACCGCGGTCCCCACCCCGGTACGTGCCGAGCTGGCCGCAACCCTGCGCGAAGCACTGTCCAATGTGGCCAGACATGCCGCGGCGAACACGGTATCGGTGGAGGTCGCGGTGGACCGGCACGGCCGGTGGCTGACGCTGACCGTGACCGACGACGGGGTGGGCATCCCGGACCGGCCCGCCCGCCGCAGCGGCCTGGCCAACCTCGCCGAACGGGCCGCGCGCTGGGGCGGCACCTGCTCGGCGCGGCGGGCGGACGGCCACGGCACCCGGCTGACCTGGACCGCGAAGCTACGCCCCGCAGACTCGGAGGATCGATGA
- a CDS encoding Ku protein produces the protein MRTMWKGAVSFGLVTIPIHLYAATENKNVSLRQVHQSDGGRIQYKRFCSSEGVEVPYGEIAKGYELADGEMVVLTDDDLAELPLASSKSIDVLEFVPLESIDPIYFDKTYYLEPQKAATKPYVLLRDSLHKSGHVAIAKVAIRQRESLAVLRVVSDVMVMTTMLWPDEVRTPDFGFLKEDPPQVRPQELTMAGSLIDSLSEPVFEPDKYSDSYREALEALIEAKVAGKETTAPPSAGAKAEVVDLMSALQASVSAAKSNRKTTGTRKAPAKRTAKPAESKTAAAKKPTSTRRSPKSA, from the coding sequence ATGCGGACGATGTGGAAGGGAGCGGTGTCGTTCGGGCTGGTGACGATCCCGATCCACCTGTACGCGGCGACCGAGAACAAGAACGTCTCGCTGCGCCAGGTGCACCAGAGCGACGGCGGCCGGATCCAGTACAAGCGGTTCTGCTCGTCCGAGGGCGTCGAGGTGCCCTACGGCGAGATCGCGAAGGGTTACGAGCTCGCCGACGGCGAGATGGTGGTGCTCACCGACGATGACCTCGCCGAGCTGCCGCTGGCCAGCTCGAAGAGCATCGACGTGCTGGAGTTCGTGCCGCTGGAGTCGATCGACCCGATCTACTTCGACAAGACCTACTACCTCGAACCGCAGAAGGCGGCGACCAAGCCCTACGTGCTGCTGCGCGACTCGCTGCACAAGTCCGGGCACGTCGCGATCGCCAAGGTGGCCATCCGGCAGCGCGAGTCGCTGGCCGTGCTGCGGGTGGTCTCGGACGTGATGGTGATGACCACGATGCTCTGGCCGGACGAGGTGCGCACCCCCGATTTCGGCTTCCTGAAAGAGGATCCGCCGCAGGTGCGGCCGCAGGAGCTGACCATGGCCGGCTCGCTGATCGACTCGCTGTCCGAGCCGGTGTTCGAGCCGGACAAGTACTCCGACAGCTACCGCGAGGCGCTGGAGGCGCTGATCGAGGCGAAGGTGGCCGGCAAGGAGACCACCGCGCCGCCGTCGGCCGGGGCGAAGGCCGAGGTCGTCGACCTGATGTCCGCCCTGCAGGCCAGCGTTTCGGCGGCGAAGAGCAACCGCAAGACCACCGGTACCCGCAAGGCACCCGCCAAGCGGACGGCGAAACCGGCCGAGAGCAAGACCGCCGCCGCGAAGAAGCCCACTAGCACACGCAGGTCGCCGAAGAGCGCCTGA
- a CDS encoding MlaE family ABC transporter permease, whose protein sequence is MSAQVGKARVPVASAFHQVGRVTALFLDVLRAIPQRPFQTREFLQQAWFFASVTIFPTAMVAIPFGAVVALQLGSLTTQIGAQSFTGAASALAIVQQASPLVTALLVAGAGGSAVCADIGARKIREEIDAMEVLGVNPIHRLVVPRVLAAMVVSVLLNGLVSVVGVAGGYVFNVLVQGGTPGAYLASFSALAQLSDLGISSIKAVLYGLVAGIVAADRGLNPGGGPKGVGDAVNQSVVITFLVLFLINVVLTGIYLQLVPPKLV, encoded by the coding sequence TTGAGCGCGCAGGTCGGCAAGGCCCGAGTTCCCGTCGCGTCCGCGTTCCACCAGGTCGGCCGGGTGACCGCGCTCTTCCTGGACGTGCTGCGCGCCATCCCGCAACGTCCCTTCCAGACCAGGGAGTTCCTGCAGCAGGCCTGGTTCTTCGCCAGCGTGACGATCTTCCCCACGGCCATGGTGGCGATCCCGTTCGGCGCGGTGGTGGCCCTGCAGCTCGGCTCGCTGACCACCCAGATCGGCGCCCAGTCGTTCACCGGCGCGGCCAGTGCACTGGCCATCGTGCAGCAGGCCAGCCCGCTGGTGACCGCGCTGCTGGTCGCCGGCGCCGGCGGGTCCGCGGTCTGCGCGGACATCGGCGCGCGCAAGATCCGCGAAGAGATCGACGCGATGGAGGTGCTCGGGGTCAATCCGATCCACCGGCTGGTGGTGCCGAGGGTGCTGGCCGCGATGGTGGTCTCGGTACTGCTGAACGGTCTGGTCAGCGTGGTCGGGGTGGCCGGCGGCTATGTGTTCAACGTGCTGGTGCAGGGCGGCACCCCCGGCGCCTACCTGGCCAGTTTCAGCGCGCTGGCACAGCTTTCCGACCTGGGCATCTCCTCGATCAAGGCGGTGCTCTACGGCCTGGTCGCCGGCATCGTCGCGGCCGACCGAGGGCTGAACCCCGGCGGCGGCCCGAAAGGCGTCGGCGACGCGGTGAACCAGTCGGTGGTGATCACCTTCCTGGTGCTCTTCCTGATCAACGTGGTGCTCACCGGCATCTACCTGCAACTCGTCCCACCGAAGCTGGTGTGA